A single window of Elgaria multicarinata webbii isolate HBS135686 ecotype San Diego chromosome 17, rElgMul1.1.pri, whole genome shotgun sequence DNA harbors:
- the LOC134410276 gene encoding cilia- and flagella-associated protein 70-like, with product MAVSSSFYHNEAQGNSTKPVRITVLGGHDLKGVKGDGPVTFVRAEYNGVILGDSSKVDASPEGNVKYNFTTTFDCQPDGPHTLDDIAHKPLLFTVIEVLPKEKKQKDEKTVTLSQAAMDLLPLLEGSCEFNATLPLYPVPGSPLETLRPEAKSRKRQPGGWNRLNLNLETCGWIMLA from the exons ATGGCTGTCTCATCTTCGTTCTACCATAATGAAGCACAGGGGAATTCAACCAAGCCAGTGAGAATCACCGTGCTAGGCGGACACGACTTG AAAGGCGTGAAAGGAGATGGTCCGGTTACCTTTGTACGTGCCGAGTACAATGGCGTTATCCTTGGTGACTCTTCAAAAGTAGATGCTTCCCCAGAAGGAAATGTGAAGTATAATTTCACCACCACCTTTGACTGCCAGCCGGACGGGCCACACACTCTGGATGACATTGCACACAAACCTTTATTAT TCACTGTGATTGAAGTCTTACcgaaggagaagaagcagaaagaCGAGAAGACTGTGACCCTCAGTCAAGCCGCGATGGACCTTCTGCCTCTCTTGGAAG gaTCGTGTGAATTTAATGCAACACTTCCGCTCTACCCTGTGCCTGGCTCTCCCCTGGAGACCCTCCGACCAGAGGCCAAG AGTAGAAAAAGGCAGCCAGGAGGATGGAATAGACTGAATCTTAACCTAGAGACCTGCGGCTGGATCATGCTGGCCTAA